The window AGCCTATCCGTTTTATAGTCGGAGTACCTTCCTGTGAACTCTCTGAGAGTTCCTCCATAGAGGTCCAGCAGGGTTGTGCAGGTCTTTTCAAGAAGGTAGCGGTTGTGTGAGACAATCAGAACCGCTCCGGGATAGGCTGCCAGGAATGATTCCAGCCAGGCCAGACCCAGATAATCCAGATGGTTTCCAGGTTCATCCAGGATCAGAAGCTCCGGCTCTACAAGAAGGGCCTTTGCGAAAAAGACCAGACTCCTTTCTCCCCCTGAAAGACTCCCCATGGACTGAGTCATCAGGTTATCCATCCCCAATCTGCGTATCAGAATTTCACCCTTTTCCTGTGCCTGGTATCCGCCCCGGCTCTCAAAATCATCACAGATTCTCTGATACCTGCTGAGTACTTTTTCCAGGGCGGCTGGATTCTCTGTACATTTGGTGCTGCTCATCTGTTCTTCCAGCAGTTTCATTTCCGTCAACAGGGATGAGAGTTCCCGGAGTAAAAATTCTTCTATACTCTGTTTCTGATCGAAGAGGGGTTGTTGGGGAACATATCCTGTCTTCAGATTCTTCTTTCGGATGAGTGATCCCTTATCAGCCTCTATTTCATCCATAATGAGTCTGACCAGGGTGGTTTTACCTGTGCCGTTGGCTCCGATGAGTCCGTATTTATGACCTTCCAGTATTCTGAAATTGGCATCTATGAGTAGATCTTTGGAACCCGTATTGAGATTCAGATTGATTGCCTTGATTAAATCCATTGTATATTCCTCCATTAGATAAAAGCTGCTGCTTAGCTTTCGGAGGAGAGGATTAAGAGGAGGGTAAGAACTGTTTATATCTTAATTGAAAATTTCCTCAAATCCCTTAGGTCCGAAAGCTTCCCAGCTGTCTTCCTCCAACGGACTTGTATAAAAGCCATGTCATGATAATGCCTCCAATAATTTTTTTCTGATCCTATTCTATGATGGAAATCCGGAATTGTCATCCTATGTCTTAAAACTAAATATTGACGATTGTGTATAGTAGCTATACACTAAGAGTATGAATGAATATATCCGTCCTGATCTCAACAGCAGGATCAATCAGGTTCTACAGAAAAAAAACGATCTGGACAGGAGAGCCTGTAAGATCGGACATGAATACACTCTTCAATCATCAGAGATGACTCTTTTGCAGTGTCTGGGCTCCAATCCGGGAAAGAGTGTTACAGCTCTGGCTGGAGTCCTGCAGATAACAAAGGGAGCCGTATCACAGACTCTTAAGAGACTGGATAGCAAGGAGCTTCTCCAGAGGGATGAAGACCCTGCAAATGCATCCAGAGCCCTTTTGTCCCTGAGTTT is drawn from Oceanispirochaeta sp. M1 and contains these coding sequences:
- a CDS encoding MarR family winged helix-turn-helix transcriptional regulator, yielding MNEYIRPDLNSRINQVLQKKNDLDRRACKIGHEYTLQSSEMTLLQCLGSNPGKSVTALAGVLQITKGAVSQTLKRLDSKELLQRDEDPANASRALLSLSLRGRFVLQKYQDRQRVVESSFNRYLSRLSSRDARTINEFLQQYDSILDI